In Anaerolineales bacterium, the following proteins share a genomic window:
- the hisH gene encoding imidazole glycerol phosphate synthase subunit HisH has protein sequence MIVIVDYGVGNLGSIKNMFKKAGFKAESSSDPDVIRSAEKLILPGVGAFDAAMRKFRETGLVPVVGELVLEKKIPVLGLCVGLQLMTRGSEEGTEAGLGWFDAETVRFKFDAEHAHLKIPHMGWNEIHIKRGHPLVDGLPADSRFYFVHSYHVVAKDAEAVLAETEYGVTIHSILGKGNIVGAQFHPEKSHKFGLQLLKNFAERVS, from the coding sequence ATGATCGTCATCGTGGATTATGGCGTGGGCAACCTCGGCTCGATCAAGAATATGTTCAAGAAGGCTGGCTTCAAAGCTGAGTCGTCTTCTGACCCAGACGTGATTCGTTCTGCGGAAAAGTTGATTCTGCCTGGCGTCGGCGCGTTCGACGCGGCGATGAGGAAGTTTCGCGAGACGGGCTTGGTTCCAGTGGTGGGCGAACTTGTGTTGGAGAAAAAGATCCCTGTGCTTGGCTTGTGTGTGGGGCTTCAACTGATGACGAGAGGATCCGAAGAGGGGACTGAGGCAGGCTTGGGGTGGTTTGACGCGGAGACCGTCCGCTTTAAATTCGACGCGGAACATGCGCATCTAAAAATCCCGCACATGGGTTGGAATGAGATTCACATCAAACGAGGGCATCCGCTGGTGGATGGACTGCCCGCCGATTCACGATTCTATTTTGTTCACTCGTATCATGTGGTGGCGAAAGATGCGGAGGCGGTGCTTGCCGAGACGGAATATGGCGTGACCATCCATTCGATCTTGGGCAAAGGCAACATTGTCGGCGCGCAGTTTCACCCTGAAAAGAGTCATAAGTTCGGGTTGCAACTGCTGAAGAATTTTGCGGAGCGTGTATCGTGA
- the asnB gene encoding asparagine synthase (glutamine-hydrolyzing) → MCGIAGLWNLNGEPVSPEQLRNFIDSLAHRGPDGSDIYIDSDSNLGLGHRRLAIIDTSDGGRQPMSYADGRYWIVFNGEMYNFLELKVELEGLGYSFKTESDTEVILTAYHHWGEDCQLKFNGMWALAIWDSRERVLFVSRDRFGVKPMIYHYDEHHFAFASEMKAFLALDWFEPEFDSSMVALALTNERLIEGDERCMLKGLNHLLGGHCLTLRAGEAPKIRRWWNTLNYLETIPQKYEDQVERFRELFLNACRIRMRSDVPIGTALSGGLDSSSILCGMTHIRNTSDASDRLAHDWQKAFIMTYPGAVIDERKYADEVIKKTGVTPIYCTGEANLYLDHFDDILFQYEEISDIHLGPWLVHREQRANNVVVTIDGHGGDELLGGYPWHVTAAFKDSITSLSPRRVRDVIAIMKGLELFPQNQFYIRSAQALFSKVTKENQQPWLTQPAAQFQSSAYEHDLPLIKDRDALFRSLYVDYHFTQLPMNLRDFDRLSMAHGVEVRSPFMDWRLACFAFSLPSSAKVGSGFTKRILRDALKGILPEAIRTRTRKLGFPNLAEAWTSPRAQEFIRDVVHSVEFQESNIWDGKKVSEDLVRAIQTQDNDQLHLAWIYAQAARLMQLFREKRRVTA, encoded by the coding sequence ATGTGCGGCATAGCAGGACTTTGGAACCTCAATGGCGAACCTGTTTCGCCTGAGCAATTAAGAAACTTCATCGACTCGCTCGCCCATCGCGGACCCGATGGCAGCGACATCTACATCGATTCCGATTCAAATCTTGGGTTGGGGCATCGCCGCCTCGCGATCATAGACACGTCCGATGGCGGGCGGCAACCGATGTCGTATGCCGATGGGCGATATTGGATCGTGTTCAACGGCGAGATGTATAACTTCCTTGAGTTGAAAGTCGAATTAGAAGGGTTGGGGTATTCGTTCAAAACGGAATCGGACACCGAAGTCATCCTCACCGCGTACCATCATTGGGGTGAGGACTGCCAGTTGAAATTCAACGGCATGTGGGCGCTGGCGATCTGGGATTCTCGTGAACGCGTATTATTCGTCTCACGCGACCGCTTCGGCGTCAAACCGATGATCTATCATTACGATGAACATCATTTTGCGTTCGCCTCCGAGATGAAAGCCTTCCTTGCCCTCGATTGGTTCGAGCCTGAGTTTGATTCGAGCATGGTCGCGCTGGCATTGACGAACGAACGCCTCATCGAAGGCGATGAGCGTTGCATGTTGAAAGGGTTGAATCATTTGTTGGGCGGACATTGCCTCACACTGCGTGCGGGCGAGGCGCCGAAGATTCGCCGCTGGTGGAACACACTGAATTATCTCGAAACTATCCCGCAGAAATACGAAGATCAAGTAGAACGCTTCCGCGAGTTGTTCTTGAACGCCTGCCGCATCCGCATGAGAAGCGACGTCCCGATTGGAACAGCCCTGAGCGGCGGACTCGATTCGAGTTCCATCCTGTGCGGCATGACTCACATCCGCAACACGTCAGACGCCTCGGACCGTCTCGCCCACGATTGGCAGAAGGCGTTCATCATGACCTATCCAGGCGCGGTGATTGACGAACGCAAGTATGCCGACGAAGTCATCAAGAAAACAGGCGTCACGCCGATCTATTGCACGGGCGAAGCGAATCTGTATCTCGATCATTTCGACGACATTCTTTTTCAATACGAGGAAATCTCCGACATTCATCTCGGTCCTTGGCTGGTGCATCGAGAACAGCGCGCGAACAATGTGGTCGTCACTATTGACGGGCATGGCGGCGACGAGTTGCTCGGCGGTTATCCGTGGCACGTTACCGCCGCGTTCAAAGATTCGATTACGAGTCTTTCGCCGCGCCGAGTCCGCGATGTGATCGCGATCATGAAAGGGCTCGAACTCTTTCCGCAAAACCAGTTTTACATCCGCAGCGCGCAGGCGTTGTTCTCGAAAGTGACGAAGGAGAATCAACAGCCGTGGCTCACGCAACCCGCCGCGCAATTTCAATCGTCCGCGTATGAACATGACCTGCCGCTCATCAAAGACCGCGACGCGCTGTTCAGATCGTTATACGTGGACTACCACTTCACGCAATTGCCTATGAACCTGCGCGACTTTGACCGACTCTCGATGGCGCACGGAGTCGAAGTCCGCTCGCCGTTTATGGATTGGCGACTTGCCTGCTTCGCCTTCTCGCTTCCTTCCTCCGCCAAAGTTGGTTCGGGTTTCACCAAGCGGATTCTACGGGACGCATTGAAAGGCATCCTGCCTGAGGCGATTCGCACGCGCACGCGCAAACTCGGCTTCCCCAACCTCGCCGAAGCGTGGACCTCGCCGCGCGCGCAGGAATTTATCCGCGATGTGGTTCACAGCGTTGAGTTCCAAGAGTCGAATATCTGGGACGGCAAAAAAGTGTCGGAGGATCTTGTGCGCGCGATTCAGACTCAAGACAACGACCAACTCCATCTCGCGTGGATCTATGCCCAAGCCGCGCGGCTGATGCAGTTGTTCCGCGAGAAGCGGAGAGTAACCGCATGA
- a CDS encoding NAD-dependent epimerase/dehydratase family protein, with protein sequence MKELENATALVTGGAGFVGGNLVRRLLELNAASVHVVDNLLSAERVNVPADRRVRFTHGSIANDAVLDGLRDEYDFIFHLSTYHGNQSSIHDPISDHENNLLTTLKLFEKAKDFKRIKKIVYSGAGCAVAEKTFDQAHATLEDAPISLRMDSPYSISKIVGEFYAVYYFDRHRLPTVRARFQNVYGPGEILGAGRWRGTPATVWRNVTPTFIYKSLKGLPLPVEGEGQASRDFIFVQDIVTGLIHCAIYGQPGDVYNLASGVETSVRELAETINNLTGNQGGIEFRPWRDWDHSGRRFGSVEKAKREIKFEAQTALADGLQRTIQWTRENMELIESCIHQHDDKMKVVSS encoded by the coding sequence ATGAAAGAGTTGGAAAACGCCACCGCGCTCGTCACGGGTGGGGCTGGTTTTGTAGGCGGAAATCTGGTTCGCCGCCTACTGGAGTTAAACGCCGCTTCCGTTCACGTTGTGGATAACCTGTTATCGGCGGAACGCGTGAACGTGCCTGCCGATAGGCGCGTCCGTTTTACGCATGGATCGATTGCCAATGACGCGGTGTTGGATGGGTTGCGCGACGAATACGACTTTATCTTCCATCTTTCCACTTATCATGGCAACCAAAGCTCGATTCACGATCCGATCTCCGATCACGAAAACAACCTGCTCACAACGTTGAAACTCTTCGAGAAGGCGAAGGATTTCAAGCGGATCAAAAAGATCGTCTACTCTGGGGCTGGTTGCGCGGTCGCGGAAAAGACCTTCGATCAAGCCCATGCGACGCTTGAAGACGCTCCCATTTCTCTCAGGATGGACAGTCCCTATTCCATTTCCAAGATCGTGGGCGAGTTCTACGCCGTATATTATTTTGATCGTCATCGTCTGCCGACTGTGCGGGCGCGCTTTCAGAACGTCTATGGTCCGGGCGAGATACTCGGAGCTGGACGGTGGCGCGGCACCCCGGCGACTGTCTGGCGGAACGTAACCCCGACGTTCATTTACAAATCGCTAAAAGGTCTTCCGCTTCCCGTGGAAGGAGAGGGACAGGCGTCTCGCGATTTCATTTTTGTGCAGGATATTGTCACCGGATTGATCCATTGCGCGATCTATGGGCAACCCGGCGATGTGTATAACCTTGCCAGCGGAGTGGAAACATCAGTCCGCGAGCTTGCGGAGACGATCAATAACCTGACGGGCAACCAGGGCGGGATCGAATTCCGCCCGTGGCGAGATTGGGATCATTCGGGTAGGCGCTTCGGGAGCGTTGAGAAAGCCAAACGCGAGATTAAGTTTGAAGCCCAAACCGCTCTCGCCGACGGTTTGCAAAGAACGATTCAATGGACGCGGGAAAATATGGAACTGATCGAATCGTGTATTCACCAGCATGACGACAAGATGAAAGTCGTTTCTTCGTAA
- a CDS encoding NAD-dependent epimerase/dehydratase family protein yields the protein MKVLITGGAGFIGSHLTDRLLARGDEVLAIDNYATGRRDNLTPHANLKIVEGSIADGALVRKAFDDFKPQRVVHAAASYKDPHNWMEDSLTNVVGTANVVQASQAAGVERIVYFQTALCYGLHPIEQPITLSHPIRPDGSSYAITKTAGENFVSLSGLDFLSFRLANAYGPRNLSGPLPTFYQRLSTGKKCFVMDTRRDFIYVGDLVDVVVKALDGMGEKGYYHISSGSDFAIKELYDAAIEVLHIVETEPVEVRQRNPDDVFSILLDPSKTNKDFSWKASTPLADGVARAIEYYKSFGISETYTHLKQMTE from the coding sequence ATGAAAGTACTGATCACTGGAGGAGCCGGCTTTATCGGATCGCATCTGACGGATCGCCTGTTGGCGCGCGGCGATGAAGTGTTGGCGATTGATAATTACGCGACGGGCCGCCGGGATAATTTAACCCCGCACGCCAATTTGAAAATTGTGGAAGGTTCCATTGCCGATGGAGCGCTGGTTCGGAAGGCGTTCGATGATTTCAAACCGCAGAGAGTAGTTCACGCCGCGGCGTCCTACAAAGATCCGCATAACTGGATGGAAGACTCGCTCACGAATGTGGTCGGGACGGCGAACGTGGTTCAGGCGTCGCAGGCGGCGGGCGTCGAACGGATTGTCTATTTTCAAACGGCGCTTTGTTACGGCTTGCATCCGATCGAACAGCCGATCACGCTGTCGCATCCCATCCGCCCGGATGGGAGTAGTTATGCCATCACCAAAACCGCTGGGGAGAACTTCGTCAGCCTGAGCGGGTTAGATTTCCTCTCGTTCCGTTTGGCGAACGCTTATGGTCCGCGGAATTTGAGCGGTCCCTTACCCACGTTTTATCAACGATTATCCACTGGAAAGAAATGTTTCGTAATGGACACGCGCCGCGATTTCATCTATGTCGGCGATTTAGTGGATGTGGTGGTGAAGGCGTTGGATGGAATGGGAGAAAAAGGGTATTACCATATTTCTTCCGGTAGCGATTTCGCGATCAAGGAGTTGTACGACGCGGCCATCGAAGTGCTCCATATCGTCGAGACCGAGCCGGTTGAAGTTCGCCAGCGAAACCCGGATGATGTCTTTTCGATCCTGCTCGATCCCTCAAAGACGAACAAGGATTTCTCTTGGAAGGCTTCCACGCCGCTGGCAGACGGGGTAGCCCGCGCCATCGAGTATTACAAGTCGTTTGGGATTAGCGAAACATACACGCATCTCAAGCAGATGACGGAGTAG
- the asnB gene encoding asparagine synthase (glutamine-hydrolyzing), with product MCGIAGILALNVESVSNLGRRLDVMNQLLRHRGPDGDATWSNPSNTMGLVHRRLAIIDLTPSGAQPMTDHAGNWIVFNGEIYNYIELRQELGSENFTTSSDTEVILAAYRKWGADCVNHLRGMFAFAIWNERDRALFCARDRFGIKPFYYTIQDGVFYFASEVKALLPFVNRIETNLDGFKDYLTFQFCLAGKTLFKGVNELLPAHTLTIRDGNLHVQRYWEVYFEPDYDHTASYFEDRLRGLLIDSVQFHLRSDVPVGAYVSGGLDSSAIASISADQQDSSAMMGFTGKFSAYGDEFDESRYARALAEKKGFQLCEQDITAQDFMDNLRKVIYHLDYPVAGPGSFPQFMVSRLAARHRKVVVGGQGGDEIFGGYTRYLIAYFEQCIKGAIEGTSRSGNFVVTYESIIPNLVTLRNYKPMLQEFWREGLFESMERRYFRLVNRAPSLDSEINWRALEPYSARESFEGIFLGKNVRKESYFDLMTHFDFKTLLPALLHVEDRMSMAHGLESRVPLLDHPIVELAATIPADIKFRDGKMKHILREVVRPFLPSLIVDRQDKMGFPTPLSEWMRGEAHDFIRDIFSSRKSLERELIDNRQVLGGLDAEPRFGRKIWGLLCLEIWQQEFHDREAEYKSLLA from the coding sequence ATGTGTGGAATTGCTGGAATACTTGCTTTAAATGTTGAGTCTGTTTCCAATTTGGGACGCAGGCTGGATGTCATGAATCAGTTATTACGTCATCGCGGACCCGATGGCGATGCGACCTGGTCGAACCCGTCGAACACGATGGGATTGGTCCACCGCAGATTGGCGATCATTGACCTGACCCCTTCCGGCGCGCAACCCATGACCGACCATGCGGGCAATTGGATTGTTTTCAACGGCGAGATCTATAACTACATCGAGTTGCGTCAGGAACTAGGCTCTGAGAATTTCACTACGAGCTCCGATACCGAGGTGATTCTGGCGGCTTATCGCAAGTGGGGCGCGGATTGCGTCAACCATTTGCGCGGCATGTTTGCGTTTGCCATCTGGAACGAGCGCGATCGCGCCCTGTTCTGCGCGCGCGACCGGTTTGGCATCAAACCGTTTTATTACACGATACAGGATGGCGTATTTTATTTTGCCTCCGAGGTCAAAGCGCTATTGCCGTTTGTGAATCGGATCGAAACCAATCTCGACGGATTCAAGGATTATCTAACCTTCCAGTTCTGCCTGGCTGGGAAAACCCTGTTCAAGGGAGTCAATGAATTGTTGCCGGCGCACACGCTGACGATCAGGGATGGAAATCTGCATGTCCAACGATATTGGGAAGTCTACTTCGAACCCGATTACGACCATACCGCGTCTTATTTCGAAGATCGGCTCCGCGGCTTGTTGATCGACTCGGTCCAATTTCATTTGAGGAGCGATGTGCCAGTGGGGGCGTACGTAAGCGGCGGACTGGATTCGAGCGCCATCGCATCCATTTCTGCAGATCAACAGGATTCTTCCGCGATGATGGGCTTTACGGGAAAATTTTCCGCTTATGGCGATGAGTTTGATGAGAGTCGGTATGCCCGCGCTCTTGCGGAAAAAAAGGGTTTCCAACTGTGCGAGCAGGATATTACCGCCCAAGATTTTATGGACAATCTCCGTAAGGTAATCTATCATCTTGACTATCCCGTGGCGGGACCCGGGTCTTTCCCCCAATTTATGGTTTCGCGGCTGGCGGCGCGGCATCGCAAGGTGGTCGTTGGAGGGCAGGGCGGCGACGAGATTTTCGGCGGCTACACCCGCTACCTGATCGCTTATTTTGAGCAGTGCATCAAAGGCGCCATCGAAGGAACTTCTCGTAGCGGCAACTTTGTAGTCACTTACGAATCGATCATTCCCAACCTGGTGACGCTGCGGAATTACAAGCCGATGCTTCAGGAATTTTGGCGCGAGGGATTGTTCGAATCAATGGAACGCCGCTACTTCCGGCTTGTCAACCGCGCGCCTTCGCTCGACTCCGAGATCAACTGGCGCGCATTGGAGCCTTACTCTGCTCGCGAATCCTTTGAAGGCATTTTCCTCGGCAAGAATGTTCGCAAAGAGTCGTATTTCGATCTGATGACGCATTTCGATTTCAAAACCCTCCTGCCCGCGTTGCTCCATGTGGAGGATCGAATGAGCATGGCGCACGGGCTCGAGTCGCGGGTGCCCCTGCTCGATCATCCCATTGTGGAACTCGCGGCGACGATTCCCGCCGACATCAAGTTCCGGGATGGAAAGATGAAACACATCCTCAGGGAGGTCGTCAGACCGTTCCTTCCGAGTTTGATCGTGGATCGGCAAGATAAGATGGGATTCCCCACCCCGCTCTCCGAATGGATGAGGGGCGAGGCGCACGATTTTATTCGTGATATATTTTCATCCCGCAAGTCGCTGGAGCGGGAATTGATCGACAACCGCCAAGTCCTCGGAGGGTTGGACGCCGAACCGCGTTTCGGGCGCAAGATATGGGGCTTGCTCTGCCTTGAGATCTGGCAACAGGAATTCCACGATCGCGAGGCGGAGTATAAGAGCCTGCTTGCTTGA
- a CDS encoding class I SAM-dependent methyltransferase, producing the protein MEKIKKALAYPPSVLNYALEKFVFGFANPFWSLVARQRGMGMKPEIKTINSNPATVIDEFWSANTVYAPPMRSALQSRMNIEWRFRIHPMFKELTGLYGDHSNEVILDYGCGPGNDIVGFAIRSHASKIIGMDISTQSLSLAAHRLALHNVDLGRVELTQIRDSSPVIPLPDSSVDFISCQGILMHTSEPAKILAEFSRVLKPDAKACIMVYSQPSIWFNLYTAYEQMIVKDAFPGKSLEQAFTGNTDGLDCPMSRCFPIEDFSSMCRSVGFECTYAGGYLTETEMIALRRYRKQALGDPRFAKQHKDFLGVLEFDKRSLPMYKGLYAGVSGVYHLTSKKTSIGF; encoded by the coding sequence ATGGAAAAGATAAAGAAAGCTCTCGCATACCCGCCGTCTGTTCTCAATTATGCTCTGGAGAAATTCGTATTCGGTTTTGCAAACCCGTTCTGGAGTCTCGTTGCGCGACAGCGCGGTATGGGTATGAAACCGGAAATAAAAACGATTAACTCAAATCCAGCTACGGTGATTGACGAATTCTGGTCGGCGAATACGGTATATGCCCCGCCCATGCGCAGCGCGCTTCAGTCGCGGATGAACATCGAATGGAGATTTCGGATCCACCCAATGTTCAAAGAGTTGACAGGCTTATACGGCGATCATAGCAATGAAGTCATATTGGATTATGGCTGTGGACCTGGAAACGATATTGTGGGATTCGCGATCCGCTCGCACGCGAGCAAGATCATTGGCATGGATATTTCAACTCAGTCCCTGTCGTTGGCGGCGCACCGGCTTGCTCTGCATAATGTGGACCTTGGCCGGGTTGAATTGACGCAAATACGCGATTCGAGCCCAGTTATTCCGCTCCCGGATTCGTCGGTGGATTTTATCAGTTGTCAGGGAATTCTCATGCATACAAGCGAACCGGCGAAGATCCTTGCGGAATTCTCTCGTGTTCTGAAACCGGATGCGAAGGCTTGTATCATGGTCTATAGTCAGCCCAGTATCTGGTTTAACCTATATACCGCCTACGAGCAGATGATTGTGAAGGACGCTTTTCCAGGGAAAAGCCTCGAGCAGGCATTTACCGGCAATACCGACGGGCTGGATTGTCCTATGTCGAGATGTTTTCCCATCGAGGATTTTTCTTCCATGTGTCGTAGCGTTGGTTTCGAATGTACCTATGCGGGCGGTTATCTTACCGAGACGGAGATGATCGCCTTGCGAAGATATCGAAAACAGGCGTTAGGCGATCCCCGTTTTGCTAAGCAACATAAAGATTTCCTTGGCGTGCTCGAATTCGATAAACGAAGTCTGCCGATGTACAAAGGCCTGTATGCCGGGGTGTCGGGCGTTTATCATCTGACGAGTAAAAAAACATCGATTGGCTTCTGA
- a CDS encoding glycosyltransferase, translating into MVPEQSGAYPWVGSLYPGGQERLEPFVSIVAPVFKILIISDFNGADANVVRDFLFCFNRYSRHDFYYIFDPRSITESFDFKPFDVILIFWSVYLPGSRLSNAARERIRHAEALKVLFLQDEYRNVHLFNRLMSDLGVQVMFTCVAAEDHNVFYSVERIPSLQAVYRVLTGYVPSYLEAVHPFDSWDRPLDIGYRSRAVSPYLGDLGREKIVVAERFQEISKRYGFRSDISVREEDRIYGRAWINFLKSSRFTLGSASGASVVDFTGDIYRNCENYLALNPGASYDELKDRFFTEAEGKYVIDTVSPRVFESAALGCTMVFHEGFYGGVLRPGVHYICVKKDYSNIEDVVAQMKDSALTRQIAANAYHDLIASGAYSYRTFGNWFDTVLDKNVKRLSQKAISKSAFYASNYFRSGQVYLPKEDTFFVLPGRKFFDFFRILKKLEQNIRLHLPFLVMWQLLFQYFRRGIWKRISLKYLVMDLFRLSLIRSLLQGSKVIVVDFGVYPEYKPRQFMLSLVSYDLKSGMQNAKSEGFMTGFDLSQFISHLQNNQALFEWDHSPVDSHLEYEYRKKVYSIDMGLDGHYGFYALAELARYCPEWVADVLRSVIYAAEYG; encoded by the coding sequence ATGGTTCCTGAACAATCTGGCGCGTATCCTTGGGTTGGATCTCTATATCCGGGCGGCCAAGAAAGGCTGGAACCTTTCGTGAGTATCGTAGCGCCGGTTTTCAAGATACTAATAATCAGCGACTTTAACGGCGCGGATGCAAATGTAGTCCGTGATTTTCTGTTCTGTTTTAATAGATATTCGCGCCATGATTTTTATTATATTTTCGATCCTCGCTCCATCACCGAATCCTTTGATTTCAAGCCGTTCGATGTTATCCTGATATTTTGGAGCGTCTATCTTCCTGGATCCAGATTATCGAACGCCGCCCGGGAAAGGATCCGGCACGCGGAGGCGCTCAAAGTCTTATTCCTTCAGGATGAATATCGTAATGTACATCTATTTAACCGCCTGATGTCAGATTTGGGTGTGCAGGTTATGTTTACCTGTGTGGCGGCAGAAGATCACAATGTATTCTATTCAGTTGAGCGCATCCCCAGCCTGCAAGCAGTCTATAGGGTGTTGACCGGATATGTGCCCTCCTACCTCGAGGCTGTCCATCCTTTTGATAGTTGGGATCGCCCTCTCGACATAGGATACCGGTCGCGGGCGGTTTCGCCTTACCTTGGTGATCTCGGAAGGGAAAAGATCGTCGTTGCAGAACGCTTTCAAGAAATATCTAAACGATATGGATTTCGCAGTGATATCTCCGTTCGGGAGGAAGATCGGATCTACGGCAGAGCATGGATCAACTTTCTAAAATCCTCGCGTTTTACGTTAGGTTCAGCAAGCGGAGCCAGCGTCGTAGATTTCACTGGTGACATTTATAGAAACTGTGAGAACTATCTGGCGTTGAATCCGGGTGCGTCTTACGATGAACTAAAAGATCGCTTTTTTACCGAAGCCGAAGGCAAGTATGTTATCGATACGGTCTCGCCCCGGGTTTTTGAATCTGCTGCGTTGGGTTGTACGATGGTGTTCCATGAAGGATTTTATGGCGGCGTTCTCCGTCCAGGCGTTCATTACATCTGTGTTAAAAAAGATTATTCAAATATTGAGGATGTTGTTGCCCAAATGAAGGACAGCGCTTTAACGCGTCAGATCGCCGCCAACGCTTACCACGACTTGATCGCCAGTGGCGCTTATAGCTACCGAACCTTTGGAAATTGGTTTGATACTGTGCTGGATAAAAATGTTAAGCGGCTTAGTCAGAAGGCGATTTCAAAAAGTGCATTCTATGCTTCCAATTATTTCAGATCAGGTCAGGTGTATTTACCGAAGGAAGACACCTTTTTCGTTTTGCCGGGAAGAAAGTTCTTCGATTTTTTTAGAATTCTAAAAAAGTTGGAGCAAAATATTCGTCTTCACCTTCCTTTTCTGGTTATGTGGCAGTTGTTGTTTCAGTATTTCCGCAGGGGAATCTGGAAACGGATTTCCCTAAAATATCTGGTCATGGATCTCTTCCGGCTGAGTCTGATCCGTTCTCTGTTACAGGGATCGAAAGTCATAGTTGTTGATTTTGGGGTGTATCCGGAATACAAACCGCGCCAATTTATGCTTAGTCTGGTAAGCTACGATTTGAAATCCGGGATGCAGAATGCCAAATCAGAGGGATTCATGACTGGTTTTGATTTGTCTCAATTTATAAGTCATTTACAAAATAATCAGGCATTGTTCGAATGGGATCACTCACCGGTGGATTCCCATCTTGAATATGAATATCGTAAAAAGGTCTATTCAATAGACATGGGCTTGGATGGCCATTATGGTTTTTACGCACTTGCAGAGTTGGCGCGATATTGCCCGGAATGGGTCGCAGATGTGCTGCGATCCGTAATTTACGCGGCGGAATATGGCTAG
- a CDS encoding class I SAM-dependent methyltransferase, with the protein MNYQQQVIDRSNSAFWDELCGSSLARALGIIDVSKESLNRFDQTYFDYYPYLNRYVLEEKLEGKRILEIGLGYGTLGGLIASQNCSYFGLDIAAGPVKMMQYRLGLLKSKHFGSGGQGSALALPFAENYFDYVYTIGCLHHTGNLSLAVQEVHRVLKPGGKAIVMLYNQRSFRQIVQVRWIRLRERLIFGKPQEDIETRVRALYDTVSTGEAAPYTEYVTKAQIRDLFRAFARVSIDVQDFDEYALAGGLIRIPRKWFLNNLARILGLDLYIRAAKKGWNLS; encoded by the coding sequence ATGAATTATCAACAACAAGTCATTGATCGGAGTAACTCCGCCTTTTGGGACGAACTGTGCGGATCGTCCCTGGCGCGCGCTCTTGGCATTATCGATGTTTCTAAAGAAAGCCTTAACCGGTTTGATCAGACTTACTTTGACTACTACCCCTACTTGAATCGTTATGTTCTCGAAGAAAAGCTGGAAGGAAAGCGGATTCTCGAAATTGGCTTGGGATATGGCACGCTGGGCGGCTTGATTGCCTCACAGAATTGCAGTTATTTTGGGCTGGATATCGCTGCGGGACCGGTAAAAATGATGCAATATCGTCTAGGGCTTCTTAAATCAAAACATTTTGGAAGCGGCGGCCAGGGGTCGGCGCTTGCTCTGCCCTTTGCCGAAAACTATTTCGATTACGTTTACACAATCGGATGTTTACATCACACGGGGAACCTGAGCCTTGCGGTTCAGGAAGTTCATCGTGTCCTCAAACCGGGCGGCAAAGCCATCGTGATGTTGTACAATCAGCGCTCTTTCCGTCAAATTGTGCAGGTGAGATGGATACGACTGCGCGAGCGTTTGATTTTTGGGAAGCCACAGGAAGATATAGAAACGCGCGTAAGGGCGCTCTACGATACGGTTTCTACAGGTGAGGCAGCTCCTTATACGGAATATGTCACCAAGGCACAAATTAGGGATCTGTTTAGGGCGTTTGCCCGGGTCAGCATTGACGTGCAGGATTTCGATGAGTACGCCCTGGCTGGCGGCCTGATTCGGATCCCGCGAAAATGGTTCCTGAACAATCTGGCGCGTATCCTTGGGTTGGATCTCTATATCCGGGCGGCCAAGAAAGGCTGGAACCTTTCGTGA